The proteins below are encoded in one region of Holophagaceae bacterium:
- a CDS encoding ABC transporter ATP-binding protein, with the protein MESKSTWWWKLLAGHRRSLLLGLGSTLLCSLAAAWVPFWSGKAVHALEVRRYGDSRHALVWMLLFTLVAGIGRYLMRNTLIGLSREIEKAQREEIYAYLMTRSFAFYERQRIGDLMSRIGDDVSTVRMATGPGFMSLLQTFSILPMTMALMLHTHVRLTFAVMLPFSFLALGFYLLSKKSHALQQKLQLVSSQLNTFSHETIQGEKVVQAFGLEGLRVGRFRELSEDQARLNIRQSSIFGAYGPMASLIGGAAALVLVAYGGTLVTRHELSLGDLTAFTGYLVALAWPVMSLGWSVNLFQRARAGQERIEQVLAAPDPAVPPWPGDEAPALPPAPAAIALSDGSFRFESGRGLGPISLKVASGGSLAIVGGIGSGKSILLQTLAGLRTIQEGRYEVDGQSLDDATLRRHWAGLGWVPQEAFLFSTSLRENLIQGRPGATEAEIWEVAEVVCLDDLIRRLPAGLDTVVGERGVVLSGGERQRTALARALLKKPRLLLMDDALSAVDAETESRILENLKGYLGRTTLVLATHRIFVAELCEEVLVMEQGRAIQFGTPAQLAEQQGLYARLKRLQSLEREILGRSAG; encoded by the coding sequence ATGGAATCCAAGTCAACCTGGTGGTGGAAGCTTCTGGCGGGGCATCGGCGGTCATTGCTCCTGGGCCTTGGTTCGACCCTGCTCTGCAGCCTGGCGGCGGCCTGGGTCCCGTTCTGGTCCGGGAAAGCGGTGCACGCGCTGGAGGTGCGCCGGTACGGCGATTCCCGCCACGCGCTCGTCTGGATGCTCCTGTTCACGCTGGTGGCAGGCATAGGGCGCTACCTGATGCGCAACACGCTCATCGGGCTCAGCCGGGAGATCGAAAAGGCCCAGCGCGAAGAGATCTACGCGTACCTGATGACACGATCCTTCGCGTTCTACGAACGGCAGCGCATCGGCGATCTCATGAGCCGCATCGGCGATGATGTGAGCACCGTGCGGATGGCCACCGGGCCCGGGTTCATGAGCCTGCTCCAGACCTTCAGCATTCTGCCCATGACCATGGCCCTGATGCTGCATACCCACGTGCGGCTCACCTTCGCGGTCATGCTGCCCTTCTCCTTCCTGGCGCTCGGGTTCTACCTCCTGAGCAAGAAAAGCCATGCGCTGCAGCAAAAACTCCAGCTCGTTTCCAGCCAGCTCAACACCTTCAGCCACGAAACCATCCAGGGCGAAAAGGTGGTCCAGGCCTTCGGCCTCGAGGGCCTCCGCGTGGGCCGGTTCCGGGAATTGAGCGAGGACCAGGCGAGGCTGAACATACGGCAGTCCTCGATCTTTGGAGCCTACGGACCCATGGCCTCCCTCATCGGAGGCGCCGCGGCCCTGGTGCTGGTCGCGTACGGAGGGACCCTGGTGACGCGCCATGAATTGAGCCTGGGCGATCTCACGGCCTTCACCGGGTATCTGGTGGCCCTGGCCTGGCCCGTGATGAGCCTGGGCTGGTCCGTGAACCTGTTCCAGCGCGCCCGCGCGGGCCAGGAACGCATCGAGCAGGTGCTGGCCGCGCCGGACCCGGCGGTGCCGCCATGGCCTGGAGATGAAGCCCCGGCACTGCCTCCCGCGCCCGCGGCGATCGCCCTGAGCGATGGGTCGTTCCGATTCGAATCGGGGCGAGGTCTCGGCCCGATCTCGTTGAAGGTCGCATCAGGCGGCAGCCTGGCGATCGTGGGCGGCATCGGCAGCGGCAAGAGCATCCTTCTGCAGACCCTGGCCGGCCTGAGAACCATCCAGGAAGGCCGCTACGAGGTGGACGGCCAGTCCCTGGACGATGCCACCCTGCGGCGGCATTGGGCGGGACTCGGATGGGTGCCCCAGGAGGCTTTCCTCTTTTCCACGAGCCTGCGGGAAAACCTCATCCAGGGAAGGCCCGGCGCCACCGAAGCGGAAATCTGGGAAGTGGCCGAAGTGGTCTGCCTGGACGATCTCATCCGGCGGCTGCCTGCGGGTCTCGATACCGTCGTGGGCGAGCGCGGCGTCGTGCTGAGCGGCGGGGAACGGCAGCGCACGGCCCTCGCCCGGGCCCTGTTGAAGAAGCCGCGCCTGCTCCTCATGGACGACGCGCTTTCAGCGGTGGACGCCGAAACCGAGTCCCGGATCCTGGAAAACCTGAAAGGCTACCTGGGCCGCACCACGCTGGTCCTGGCCACCCACCGCATCTTCGTGGCCGAACTTTGCGAGGAGGTCCTGGTAATGGAGCAGGGCCGCGCCATCCAGTTCGGGACGCCTGCGCAACTGGCCGAGCAGCAGGGCCTGTATGCGCGGCTCAAACGGCTTCAGAGCCTGGAGCGCGAGATTCTGGGCAGGTCGGCGGGTTGA
- a CDS encoding type II/IV secretion system protein, which translates to MERMLYPSLDLTKEPVDFALFQAISLDTMLKHHFVPVQEKDGILWLAMADPLDVVTQDMLRMQLKRPLKFAGAPQAQIQEVLKKSESGQKALDEVGEALKVQVLSAEDVDDEALDLERLTDKDEAPIVKLVDTTIFNALQRRTSDIHLETTAAGFLIKYRIDGSLYPAADPIDKRFASAIISRVKVMSELDIAEKRKPQDGRFKLKVRGRAIDFRVSIMPTIHGEDAVIRILDKENLSEEFKTLNLDILGFSPHELLKLRRFSREPYGMFLVTGPTGSGKTTTLYAILSEIRSPEDKLVTIEDPVEYQLEGVCQIPVNEKKGLTFAVGLRSILRHDPDKILVGEIRDPETAQIAIQSALTGHLVFTTVHANNTLDVIGRFQYMGVELYNFVSALNCILAQRLVKTLCPKCKRPIEPSPQEFIDNGVDPTWGSSGTFFEKVGCVDCHGTGFRGRQAIIEFMGMNDELREMLTLRAPIRDVKAAARRNGMQSLRESALEKVRLGLTSFREINKVTFVDSH; encoded by the coding sequence CTGGAGCGGATGCTTTACCCCTCCCTGGACCTCACCAAGGAACCCGTGGACTTCGCGCTCTTCCAGGCGATCTCCCTGGACACCATGCTCAAGCACCACTTCGTGCCGGTCCAGGAGAAGGACGGCATCCTCTGGCTGGCCATGGCGGATCCCCTGGACGTGGTCACCCAGGACATGCTGCGCATGCAGCTCAAGCGCCCCTTGAAATTCGCCGGCGCGCCCCAGGCCCAGATCCAGGAAGTGCTCAAGAAATCCGAAAGCGGCCAGAAGGCCCTGGATGAAGTGGGCGAAGCGCTGAAGGTCCAGGTGCTCAGCGCCGAGGACGTGGATGACGAGGCCCTGGACCTGGAGCGGCTCACGGACAAGGACGAAGCCCCCATCGTCAAGCTCGTGGACACAACGATCTTCAATGCCTTGCAGCGGCGCACCTCGGACATCCATTTGGAGACCACCGCCGCCGGTTTCCTGATCAAGTACCGCATCGACGGCAGCCTCTATCCGGCCGCCGATCCCATCGACAAGCGCTTCGCCTCCGCGATCATCAGCCGCGTCAAGGTCATGAGCGAGCTGGACATCGCCGAAAAGCGCAAACCCCAGGACGGCCGCTTCAAGCTCAAGGTACGCGGGCGCGCCATCGATTTCCGCGTGAGCATCATGCCCACCATCCATGGCGAAGACGCTGTCATCCGCATCCTCGACAAGGAGAACCTGAGCGAGGAATTCAAGACGCTCAACCTGGACATCCTGGGCTTCTCGCCCCATGAGCTGTTGAAACTCCGCCGCTTCTCCCGGGAGCCCTACGGCATGTTCCTGGTGACCGGACCCACCGGATCCGGGAAAACGACCACGCTCTACGCCATCCTGAGCGAAATCCGTTCCCCGGAAGACAAGCTCGTCACCATCGAAGACCCGGTGGAATACCAGCTCGAAGGCGTCTGCCAGATCCCTGTGAATGAAAAGAAAGGCCTGACCTTCGCGGTGGGGCTCCGCTCCATCCTGCGCCACGACCCCGACAAGATCCTGGTGGGCGAGATCCGCGACCCCGAGACCGCCCAGATCGCCATCCAGTCGGCGTTGACGGGGCACCTGGTGTTCACCACCGTCCACGCCAACAACACCCTCGACGTCATCGGCCGCTTCCAGTACATGGGCGTCGAACTCTACAACTTCGTGTCGGCCCTGAATTGCATCCTGGCCCAGCGCCTGGTGAAGACCCTCTGCCCCAAGTGCAAACGCCCCATCGAACCCAGCCCCCAGGAATTCATCGACAACGGCGTGGATCCCACCTGGGGAAGCTCCGGCACGTTCTTCGAAAAGGTCGGCTGCGTCGACTGCCACGGCACGGGCTTCCGCGGCCGCCAGGCCATCATCGAATTCATGGGCATGAATGATGAACTCCGGGAAATGCTGACGCTCCGCGCGCCCATCCGCGATGTGAAGGCCGCCGCCCGCCGGAACGGCATGCAGAGCCTCCGCGAGAGCGCCCTCGAGAAGGTCCGCCTAGGCTTGACGAGCTTCCGCGAGATCAACAAAGTCACGTTCGTGGACTCCCACTGA
- a CDS encoding NADH-quinone oxidoreductase subunit H yields the protein MTPTLFQYLTISLLQIIVILGFVMTLVPLLTFAERKVIAYVQVRLGATRVAGGLWGAQRGRTHQSRTLTGGLNGLMWFLGRVPVFSILRGLPMFIADALKLLTKEDIVPTDADKAVFVLSPALAMVAAFTVFAAISFAPGALFYFPAKFPFLGGLPFNGFLTDLNVGLLFILGVASVGVYGIVLGAWASNSKYPLLGGLRSAAQIVSYEVPLTLSLLVPVVLTGSLNFNEMSTRMAVDVPANGLVGIGRTLLMFVGFFVYTTCGFAETNRTPFDLAEAENELVAGFHTEYSGMKFSFYFLSEYASMITVSALAAAFFLGGHYLMPFGLQHVWNHFFQHSSNAFLAWTCMPSILWFLLKIFFLLFCFLWVRATVPRYRYDQLMNVGWKFLIPYTLVMFVIAALLRYAA from the coding sequence ATGACGCCGACCCTGTTTCAATACCTGACCATCTCCCTGCTCCAGATCATCGTGATCCTGGGCTTCGTGATGACGCTGGTGCCCCTCCTCACCTTCGCGGAGCGCAAGGTCATCGCCTATGTGCAGGTGCGCCTGGGCGCCACCCGCGTAGCCGGCGGCCTTTGGGGCGCCCAGCGGGGCCGGACCCACCAGTCCCGGACCCTCACGGGCGGGCTGAACGGGCTCATGTGGTTCCTGGGCCGGGTGCCCGTGTTCTCGATCCTCCGGGGCCTTCCCATGTTCATCGCGGACGCCCTCAAGCTCCTCACGAAGGAGGACATCGTCCCCACGGACGCCGACAAAGCGGTCTTCGTCCTGTCCCCGGCGCTGGCGATGGTGGCGGCTTTCACGGTATTCGCCGCCATCAGCTTCGCGCCCGGCGCGCTGTTCTATTTCCCCGCGAAATTCCCCTTCCTGGGCGGGCTACCGTTCAACGGCTTCCTGACGGACCTCAACGTCGGCCTGCTGTTCATCCTCGGCGTGGCTTCCGTCGGCGTCTACGGCATCGTGCTCGGCGCCTGGGCCTCCAACTCCAAATATCCGCTGCTGGGCGGGCTCCGCAGCGCGGCCCAGATCGTCAGCTATGAAGTGCCCCTGACCCTCAGCCTCCTGGTGCCGGTGGTGCTCACGGGCTCCCTGAACTTCAATGAGATGAGCACCCGCATGGCGGTGGATGTCCCCGCCAACGGGCTGGTGGGCATCGGCAGGACGCTGCTGATGTTCGTGGGCTTCTTCGTCTACACCACCTGCGGGTTCGCCGAGACCAACCGCACGCCCTTCGATCTGGCCGAAGCTGAGAACGAGCTGGTGGCGGGCTTCCACACGGAATACTCGGGCATGAAATTCAGCTTCTACTTCCTGTCGGAATACGCCTCGATGATCACGGTGTCCGCCCTGGCCGCCGCCTTCTTCCTGGGCGGGCATTACCTGATGCCCTTCGGCCTGCAGCATGTCTGGAACCACTTCTTCCAGCACAGCTCCAACGCCTTCCTGGCCTGGACCTGCATGCCGAGCATCCTCTGGTTCCTGCTCAAGATCTTCTTCCTGCTCTTCTGCTTCCTGTGGGTGCGCGCGACGGTGCCGCGCTACCGTTACGACCAACTCATGAACGTGGGATGGAAATTCCTGATCCCCTATACGCTGGTCATGTTCGTCATCGCGGCCTTGCTCCGCTACGCGGCCTAA
- a CDS encoding NADH-quinone oxidoreductase subunit J, with the protein MEQLLINLGQNMFVLFGLLAAGGAGVLIFSKSAVHSVIGFLFSMICVAGCFLSLQAEFLGVAQLLVYAGGIVVLFLFVVMLVELTKYQEKGIFQTQTKFAIPLVGLGLLVFGGLFRSALFGASAPEALTLQPGLVGAAESLGNAQAVSRGLFANFLLPFEILSVILLVALVGAIVLAKSERV; encoded by the coding sequence ATGGAACAACTCCTCATCAATCTCGGCCAGAACATGTTCGTGCTCTTCGGCCTGCTGGCCGCGGGCGGGGCCGGCGTCCTGATCTTTTCCAAGAGCGCGGTCCACAGCGTCATCGGGTTCCTGTTCTCGATGATCTGCGTCGCGGGCTGCTTCCTGTCCCTCCAGGCGGAGTTCCTGGGGGTCGCGCAGCTGCTGGTCTACGCCGGCGGCATCGTCGTCCTCTTCCTCTTCGTCGTGATGCTCGTGGAGCTCACGAAATACCAGGAGAAGGGGATCTTCCAGACCCAGACGAAATTCGCGATTCCGCTCGTGGGCCTGGGACTGCTCGTCTTCGGGGGCCTTTTCCGGAGCGCCCTCTTCGGCGCCAGCGCACCCGAGGCTCTGACGCTTCAGCCGGGATTGGTGGGTGCTGCTGAAAGCCTAGGCAACGCGCAGGCTGTGAGCCGCGGGCTTTTCGCGAACTTCCTCCTGCCCTTTGAAATCCTCTCGGTGATCCTGCTGGTGGCCCTGGTCGGGGCTATCGTGCTGGCGAAATCGGAAAGGGTATAG
- a CDS encoding NADH-quinone oxidoreductase subunit C, protein MAIAKVWIEEGCIVCNACEAECPDVFQVTEDSCHIKGDARLDGKQSENRDEKSGLKGDLGTNLEASIVAAAAACPVEVIKFDQVANVEAPAPAPAAAVPAAAAPAATDIEDAVDAALGTTANLSEAAAKAVVPAPALPEPTVAPAPPAAPPAPPAAGGAKPRVTKVWIEEGCIVCNACEADSPEVFHVTETTCMIKPGVRLDGKESENRTEKNGLKPEDGERLITSIITAAKGCPVDVIKYEVLGDAPVVEAKPHDMAEAAAGPYVYDYKTAPNRQVVMPKTVPLPSLHTYQEEQKAAAAADEAKWAKQQADFETAKAKALAEGKDAPKPPVRALPKKNENDMEFPVPAEAADPDLLHLTDLLDGKVSQAFEQSGELTLQVHPDGLIETLMFCKGDAALRYELLADQTATHYPAANGFAFSVVYQLISISRRKRLRVRVLVKEGQDLESAVQIYPSANWMEREIYDMFGIRFTGHPDMTRILCPEDWEGHPLRKEYPTLGWGQRDIDFREDRSGALMRMAMEKAGNMGINLKVPKAD, encoded by the coding sequence ATGGCTATCGCGAAGGTCTGGATCGAAGAAGGCTGCATCGTCTGCAATGCGTGCGAGGCCGAGTGCCCGGACGTGTTCCAAGTCACCGAGGACAGCTGCCACATCAAGGGCGACGCCCGCCTGGACGGCAAGCAGAGCGAGAACCGCGACGAAAAATCAGGGCTCAAGGGGGATCTGGGGACGAATCTCGAAGCCTCTATCGTCGCGGCCGCGGCGGCCTGCCCCGTGGAAGTCATCAAATTCGATCAGGTGGCCAACGTCGAGGCGCCGGCGCCCGCTCCTGCGGCTGCCGTGCCGGCGGCAGCGGCTCCCGCGGCCACCGATATCGAGGATGCGGTCGATGCGGCCCTCGGGACGACCGCCAACCTCAGTGAAGCCGCCGCGAAAGCCGTGGTTCCTGCGCCCGCGCTTCCGGAACCCACCGTCGCTCCGGCGCCCCCCGCCGCGCCACCGGCCCCACCCGCTGCCGGCGGGGCCAAGCCGCGTGTCACCAAGGTCTGGATTGAAGAAGGCTGCATCGTCTGCAATGCCTGCGAGGCCGACAGCCCCGAGGTGTTCCATGTGACCGAAACCACCTGCATGATCAAGCCCGGCGTGCGGCTGGACGGCAAGGAATCGGAAAACCGCACCGAAAAGAACGGCCTCAAGCCCGAGGACGGCGAACGGCTCATCACCAGCATCATCACGGCTGCCAAGGGCTGTCCCGTGGATGTGATCAAGTACGAGGTGCTCGGGGATGCTCCGGTGGTCGAGGCCAAGCCTCACGACATGGCCGAGGCCGCCGCCGGGCCTTATGTGTATGACTATAAAACCGCTCCGAACCGCCAGGTGGTGATGCCGAAGACCGTGCCCCTCCCGAGCCTCCACACCTACCAGGAGGAGCAGAAGGCCGCCGCCGCCGCGGACGAGGCCAAGTGGGCCAAGCAGCAGGCGGATTTTGAAACCGCGAAGGCCAAGGCCTTGGCGGAAGGGAAGGATGCCCCGAAGCCCCCGGTGCGGGCCCTCCCGAAAAAGAATGAAAACGACATGGAATTTCCAGTGCCTGCCGAGGCCGCGGACCCCGACCTTCTCCATCTCACGGACCTGCTGGACGGCAAGGTTTCCCAGGCCTTTGAACAAAGCGGCGAACTGACCCTGCAAGTGCATCCGGACGGCCTGATCGAGACCCTCATGTTCTGCAAGGGCGACGCCGCGCTGCGGTACGAACTGCTTGCGGACCAGACCGCCACCCACTACCCGGCGGCGAACGGGTTCGCGTTCTCGGTCGTGTATCAGCTCATTTCCATCAGCCGCCGCAAGCGCCTGCGCGTCCGCGTGCTGGTGAAGGAAGGGCAGGATCTGGAGAGTGCCGTACAGATCTACCCGTCGGCCAATTGGATGGAGCGCGAAATCTACGACATGTTCGGCATCCGGTTCACCGGCCATCCGGACATGACCCGCATCCTCTGCCCGGAGGACTGGGAGGGCCATCCGCTCCGCAAGGAATACCCCACCCTCGGCTGGGGCCAGCGGGACATCGATTTCCGCGAGGACCGCTCTGGAGCGCTCATGCGGATGGCCATGGAAAAGGCCGGCAACATGGGCATCAACCTCAAGGTACCGAAGGCCGACTGA
- a CDS encoding NADH-quinone oxidoreductase subunit A: protein MRDYAPILLLLLICIATPLLVWGLSRLLRPKAPNVNKYLVYECGITPVTVAREKFSVRYYLVAVMFLVFDVETVFLMPWAIQIKELALFGLVEMLFFLFLLLFGYGYIWAKGALTWE, encoded by the coding sequence ATGCGAGACTATGCCCCGATTCTGCTGCTTCTGCTCATTTGCATCGCTACGCCGCTGCTGGTCTGGGGACTCTCCCGCCTGCTCCGGCCCAAAGCCCCCAATGTGAACAAATATCTGGTCTATGAATGCGGGATCACCCCCGTCACCGTGGCCCGGGAAAAGTTTTCTGTACGCTACTACTTGGTAGCAGTGATGTTCCTTGTTTTCGATGTGGAAACGGTCTTCCTGATGCCGTGGGCCATCCAGATCAAGGAACTGGCCCTGTTCGGTCTGGTGGAGATGCTGTTCTTCCTGTTCTTGCTGCTGTTCGGTTATGGGTACATCTGGGCCAAAGGAGCTCTCACATGGGAATGA
- a CDS encoding NADH-quinone oxidoreductase subunit B, producing the protein MGMNGMNGPDVLEHILITTKVEKVINWARATSVWPMSFGLACCAIEMMAAGASKFDFDRFGAGIFRATPRQSDLMIVAGTVTYKMAPVIKKLYDQMPEPKWVIAMGSCATAGGPFDSYHTIQGVDKIVPVDVFIPGCPPRPEGLIYGFLKLQDKIMTSSMADKYAELFESVS; encoded by the coding sequence ATGGGAATGAACGGGATGAATGGGCCAGACGTCCTCGAACACATCCTCATCACCACCAAGGTTGAAAAAGTCATCAATTGGGCGCGCGCGACCAGCGTGTGGCCCATGTCCTTCGGCCTGGCCTGCTGCGCCATCGAGATGATGGCCGCCGGGGCCTCCAAGTTCGACTTCGATCGTTTCGGCGCGGGCATCTTCCGCGCCACGCCGCGCCAGAGCGATCTGATGATCGTGGCGGGCACCGTGACCTACAAAATGGCCCCGGTGATCAAGAAGCTCTATGACCAGATGCCCGAGCCCAAGTGGGTCATCGCCATGGGTTCCTGCGCCACGGCCGGCGGGCCCTTCGACAGCTACCACACGATCCAGGGCGTGGACAAAATCGTGCCCGTGGACGTTTTCATCCCCGGCTGTCCGCCCCGGCCGGAGGGACTCATCTATGGATTCCTGAAACTCCAGGACAAGATCATGACCAGCTCCATGGCCGATAAGTATGCCGAGCTCTTTGAATCGGTGAGCTAG
- a CDS encoding NADH-quinone oxidoreductase subunit I: MTSSLLRTLIPFDIYGGMKLTGKYFGKVLRQANRGAKRTHIVVEYPEVPTTLMPRFRGRLQMIKDEQGEVKCVCCLACEKICPTQVITIEKGKKEGRKTPFPVRYDFEMERCIFCEFCVESCGFDSIILNHQFELAAYDREDFSHAMEGGFQNMFDTTPVGHYSVASDD; encoded by the coding sequence ATGACATCTTCACTGCTCAGAACCCTCATACCCTTCGACATCTACGGAGGGATGAAGCTCACCGGAAAATATTTCGGCAAGGTGCTGCGCCAGGCCAACCGGGGCGCCAAGCGGACCCACATCGTGGTGGAATACCCTGAGGTCCCTACGACGCTGATGCCCCGCTTCCGCGGGCGGCTGCAGATGATCAAGGACGAGCAGGGCGAGGTCAAATGCGTCTGCTGCCTGGCCTGCGAGAAGATCTGCCCCACCCAGGTCATCACCATCGAAAAAGGCAAAAAGGAAGGCCGGAAGACGCCCTTCCCGGTGCGCTACGACTTCGAGATGGAACGCTGCATCTTCTGCGAATTCTGCGTGGAGAGCTGCGGCTTCGACTCCATCATCCTGAACCACCAGTTCGAGCTGGCCGCCTATGACCGAGAGGATTTCTCCCACGCCATGGAAGGCGGGTTCCAGAACATGTTCGACACCACCCCCGTGGGCCACTACTCCGTCGCCAGCGACGATTGA
- the nuoK gene encoding NADH-quinone oxidoreductase subunit NuoK encodes MVSMNAVLLISFLLWSVGVAGVLIRRNALVILMCVELMLNAANLNFIAFARQSGTVHGQAIALLVMGFAAAEVAVGLALVVALYRRKGNIQVDEINLLKG; translated from the coding sequence ATGGTCTCGATGAACGCGGTACTCCTGATTTCCTTTCTGCTCTGGTCCGTGGGCGTGGCGGGGGTGCTTATCCGCCGCAACGCGCTGGTGATCCTGATGTGCGTGGAACTGATGCTCAACGCGGCCAATCTCAATTTCATCGCTTTCGCCAGGCAGTCCGGCACCGTCCACGGCCAGGCCATCGCGCTGCTGGTGATGGGGTTCGCGGCGGCGGAGGTGGCCGTGGGGCTCGCCCTGGTGGTGGCCCTCTACCGCAGGAAGGGCAATATCCAGGTGGACGAGATCAACCTTCTGAAGGGCTGA
- a CDS encoding NADH-quinone oxidoreductase subunit D, with product MEINLGPQHPSTHGVLRVKLHLDGETVTRCTPMIGYLHRGVEKICENKTFFQGQVWTDRTDYVASVSNNLGWAEGVEKLFGITVPRRAHYIRTMLTELNRITSHLLWLGTHALDIGAMTVFLYAFREREEILSIFEAFCGARLTTTAFRIGGLREDIPPGFEKQVRAFQARFLDCIDDYETLLTENRIWKKRTIGVAMLNAEDAIALGVTGPVLRAAGSNYDIRKDFPYAAYAEMQFDVATQKAGDTYARYLVRLEEMRQAHRIVNQCLDGLPEGPVMAKLPKVLKSEVNEVYHAIEAPKGELGYYFVGEKGGLNPYRMHIRAPSFINLQALSKMVVGRLLADVIAAIGTLDVVLGEVDR from the coding sequence ATGGAAATCAACCTGGGCCCGCAGCACCCGTCCACCCACGGCGTGCTCCGGGTGAAGCTGCACCTCGACGGCGAGACCGTCACCCGCTGCACGCCGATGATCGGCTACCTGCACCGGGGCGTGGAGAAGATCTGCGAAAACAAGACTTTCTTCCAGGGCCAGGTCTGGACGGACCGCACGGACTACGTGGCATCGGTGAGCAACAACCTCGGCTGGGCGGAGGGCGTCGAAAAACTGTTCGGCATCACCGTTCCGCGGCGGGCCCACTACATCCGCACCATGCTCACGGAACTGAACCGCATCACGTCCCACCTGCTGTGGCTGGGCACCCACGCGCTCGACATCGGCGCCATGACGGTCTTCCTCTATGCCTTCCGCGAACGCGAGGAAATCCTCTCCATCTTCGAGGCCTTCTGCGGCGCGCGGCTCACCACTACCGCCTTCCGCATCGGCGGCCTGCGCGAGGACATCCCGCCGGGCTTCGAGAAGCAGGTCCGCGCCTTCCAGGCCCGATTCCTGGACTGCATCGATGACTACGAGACGCTGCTCACCGAGAACCGCATCTGGAAGAAGCGCACCATCGGCGTGGCCATGCTGAACGCCGAGGACGCCATCGCCCTGGGCGTCACCGGGCCGGTGCTCCGGGCCGCAGGCTCCAACTACGACATCCGCAAGGATTTCCCCTACGCCGCCTACGCCGAAATGCAATTCGATGTGGCGACCCAGAAAGCCGGCGACACCTATGCCAGGTATCTGGTCCGCCTCGAGGAGATGCGCCAGGCCCACCGCATCGTGAACCAATGCCTGGACGGGCTGCCCGAAGGCCCGGTGATGGCCAAGCTGCCCAAGGTCCTGAAATCTGAAGTGAACGAGGTCTACCACGCCATCGAGGCTCCCAAGGGAGAATTGGGTTACTACTTCGTCGGCGAGAAGGGCGGTCTCAATCCCTACCGCATGCACATCAGGGCGCCCTCGTTCATCAACCTGCAGGCCCTGTCCAAGATGGTCGTAGGCCGCCTCCTGGCGGACGTGATCGCCGCCATCGGGACGCTGGATGTTGTGCTGGGCGAGGTGGATCGATGA